TATCATGATAAGCAGTTAAGGTTAAGTTTTTGGCAGTAGAAAAAGAAGGAGAAGAGGACTGAAACCATCATATACTGAGCGGTTTCAGCATTAAACTTCTCGCAGAAACAGAACCCTATACACCGTCAAAATTTGACGTCCTCTGAAATCACCACAATGCTCTTGTATGCAAAAATATTAAAATATCTTCGTCTACTAATAGCATTAGGGAGTTAATGGCTAATTTACGCAATAAAAGCTCACCGCTTAACTAAACGCTATGACTCAACATTAGCACTCGACTCTTTAAGCTTTAGCGTAGGGCAAAATAGGATAATTGGACTAATAGGATCAAATGGGGGCTGGAAAGACGACTTTAATAAAAATTTTAACTACTCAGCTCAAGCCTACATCAGGGAAAGCCTACGTTCTGGGCTATGAATTAGAGAGGAGCACTGAAATAAGGAAGAGAATTTCCCTTCTACCTCAGGAGGTCAAAGCCCACTTCTACACCCTCACACCTTTTGAATATCTACTATTACCTCAGAATGCACGGGCTGAAAAGGCAAGAGGCAAAAGAAAAGCTCGTGAAGCTATAAGAGAATTCAACATAAGCTATGCCGACAAGCTAAGGGTAGAGCTCTCAGGTGGGAAAGTTAGAAAAGCACTGGTTTCTATGGTCCTTTCCTTCGACGCTAAGCTGTAGTTCTTGGACGAGCCTACACTCGCTTAAAACCCCTCGGCGAGATTCGAACTCCGGCAGATTTTAAGAGAGAAAACCAAAAGTTCGACGATTTTTTTCTACCCAGTCATTATATAGAAGAAGTCTCAAAGGTTTGTGATGAGATAATTCTGCTTAACAAGCAAATATTACTCCAAGGAAAGCCCGAAGAGGTCGTAAAGCACTACTTGCCGCGCTTTAGGAAGAAGGTTGTGGTGTTTGAGTACGCGGATGTAGGAGACTATGCTGTCAAAAAAGCAGGGAAATACCTTTTTATTTATCCAAAAAGTGAAAATGAGCTTGAAGAGCTCACAAAATCGCTCATCTCCAGAGGAGTACCCTTTAAAATTGAAGAACTTACAATTGAGGACTTGTTTCTGCTGGGGTGGGCGAATGATTAGCGTAATCGAGTACTACGCCAAAGCTCTCACGAAGAGTAGAGCCTCACTGATAAGCTTCGCCATTAGACCACTCTCTTTTATCTTTCTCTTAACCGTCGTGAGCGGTGGAAAGCTTTTCCCAACGGCACTCATTGGGGGAATGATTAGCTTTGTCACAGGCATTGGAATAGCTGACTTGACCATAGAGATAGCAGAAATGAAGACGCGCTCAAAGTTTTATGATGTACTCTCGACCCCCAGTGCATTCGCTGAAACTCGGCCTTAGAATTTCAGTAGGGATGAGCATTCCCGCGTTGCCTTACTTGGTTGTTCTCATTGCTACCTTAACCTGCGTGAGGGGACTTTCTCTCTCGGGAATAGTTCAAATAATCCTTCTCTTAGTGTTTTTATGGCTTTGGAGTGTTTTCGTTGGACTCTACATAAGTGTGAAGCTCAAGGAGCCGATAGTTATAATGAGAGTTTCGAACATCACCCTAACAGCTTTAACGGTCTTCGCCCCAGTTTACTATCCCATTGAAGTTCTTCCAAACTTTGCCCACAAAATTATTCTCTTTTTACCGACGACAAGCTGTGCATACCTAATTCACTCACTTTATGAGCCATTAAGTGAGTGGAAAATCGCTTTAACGAGCTTAACATTTTGGTCTTTAGGGATCGGGGTTTTCAAAGAAGAATTGACGCTAGAGGGCACAACACGGCATTTTTGATATATCTCCTTTGAAGGAAAGTGCGGCAAGCTTTATTGCCTCGCTCATCGTCGGGAAGACGTGAAGAGTGTCTATAACCTCATCTATAGTCATTCTGTTCCTAATTATCACAGCGGCCTCATGGATCATCTCAGCGGCGTTGTAAGCTAAGATATGAACCCCAAGGATTTCCTTCGTTTTTGCATCAACGACCATTTTTATCAGGCCCCTTTCTTCACCTAGAATCAATGCCTTTGGAACGCTTGAGATCTCTACCGCTCTGCATGAGCATTCCGTAAACTTTTGGGCTTCCCTGTCGGTTAACCCAACACTCGCAAGCTGCGGATCGGTTAACACAACCTTCGGAACAACTCTATAGTCGATTTTAACGTTCTTTTCCTCTAATGCGTTCGTTGCTACAGTAAAGCCCTCCTTGGCTGCCACTGTCTCTAACATAGGCTCACCTATAACCTCCCCAACTACGTAAATATTTTTGCCCGCTTTCAGAGTTTCATCCACAACCACAAAACCCTTTTCGTCGGTTTTAACATCCGTGTTCTCGAGGCCCAAATCGTGGGTATTTGGACTTCTCCCAGTTGCGAAGAAAACGTATTGTGCTTCAAACATCTTCTCTTTTCCTCCCACTTCAGCATGAACTCTAACTCCTTCTCCAGCTCTTTCAAGGCGTTTTATCCTCGCAGAGGTGTTTATATTGGTCCCCTCCTCACTTAGAATGTCCTCAAGTTCTATTGCCAGTTCAGGCTCAGCTGTGGGCATTATCCTCATGCTTCTCTGCAGAAGAGTTACCTCGCTCCCAGCTCTCGCAAAGATCTGGGCAAACTCCAAAGCTTGAGTTCTTCCCCCGATGATTACAACTGAGTCGGGAACCTTTTCAAGTTCAAGGACATCAATGTGGGTTAGAATTCTGTCCTTAACGTCTTCAACACCGCCTATGGTTAAAATTCTTGGCTTTGCACCCGTTGCTATGAGGGCCTTTTTGAACTTGATCTTCTCGCCGTTTACCACGATTTCACTGTTTGAGCTAAACCTCGCAGAGCCGTCGATGTAATCCACGTTCTCTAGACTCTCCAGAACTTTCTCGTACTTCTCCCTCCTTAGCTTTTTTACGAGTTCATCCTTTCCGTCCAGCAGTTTTCTAAAGTCAAACTCCTTAAGGGTAAAGCTTAGGCCAGAGTAATGGCCCATCAACGCCCTTTTCTTAAGTTCCAAGGCGGTTAGGAGATACTTAGTAGGAACACAGCCAACGTTTACACACGTCCCTCCAATCGGGCCTCGGTTGACCATGAGAGTCTTTACATCAAGCTCATCCGCTTTTAAAGCCGCAGCAAAGCCCGCCGCTCCGCCTCCAATAATAACAAAATCGTATTCGTTCATCATGTTGTACCTCCACTAACAAAAAATCTGATTCTAGTGCACCAAAAGATTAAGGGCGAAAAAGATCAGTGGCAGCATCCATGTCTTCTGTGGCCATGTTCGTGGGAATGCTTTCCATGTTCGTGTTCCATCTCTTCCCCTTTAATGTATTCTTCCGGGTTAGCTTCAAATTCAGCCTTGCATTCAGGGGAGCAGAAGTAGTAAACTTTGCCATTATATACTGCTTTAAGTTCAGTTCCTTCACTAACTTCCATTCTACATACTGGATCAATGGGCATTTACTCCACCTCAACTTCGTAGCCGTATCGCTCTATTGCCCTTACAATGTCTTCAAGCCTTGTCTTTTCAGGATCGAACTCAACAACGGCAGTCTTCTTCTCAAGGCTGACCTCTCCCTTAGCTCCAACACTCTCAATTGCCTTGCTTATCCTCATAACACAGTGCTGGCAACTCATATTAGGTATTTTCAATATAGCTTTCATCATTTTGCCATCACCAGAATTACCTTAGAATAGAACATTTATTGCCCTTATCTTTTTCAAAGTGGGAAAAAGTAATCAAAAAAGTTTTAAAAATTGAAATTACAGGGACTCGATAATTTTGATAACCCTTTCCTCCATGGGCTTCATGAGCTTAACTACTTCTTCCCCCGCTATCTTCCACGCCACACTGGGCAAAGTAACGCCGAGGTAGTTTCCATCCTCTCTGCGGTAGCCGAAGCCCGTGCAGGGGAGCAAAGCTCCTATGTTCGGGTCTACCTTCACAAGCTCAGCCACGAGCTCCCTGTCGCATATGAAAAGCAAATGGTAATCGGCGACTATTCCGTCCTCGCGCTCCACCATGGCAACGGGAATCCTCTCACCGATGAGGAGAAAACCCTCCTCCTCAAGCCTTTTCTTGAAGCGCTCCCAGAGGAAGTCGAGGTCTTCATCAAACTTTCTCACGTAATAGAACACTCTCACACCTCCAGGAAGAGCTTCCTATCGCTCGTCTCGACCATTATGCACTTCTCAAAGCTGTATTCAAC
The Thermococcus sp. 2319x1 DNA segment above includes these coding regions:
- a CDS encoding YHS domain-containing protein, with the protein product MPIDPVCRMEVSEGTELKAVYNGKVYYFCSPECKAEFEANPEEYIKGEEMEHEHGKHSHEHGHRRHGCCH
- a CDS encoding ATP-binding cassette domain-containing protein, yielding MGAGKTTLIKILTTQLKPTSGKAYVLGYELERSTEIRKRISLLPQEVKAHFYTLTPFEYLLLPQNARAEKARGKRKAREAIREFNISYADKLRVELSGGKVRKALVSMVLSFDAKL
- a CDS encoding DUF302 domain-containing protein, yielding MFYYVRKFDEDLDFLWERFKKRLEEEGFLLIGERIPVAMVEREDGIVADYHLLFICDRELVAELVKVDPNIGALLPCTGFGYRREDGNYLGVTLPSVAWKIAGEEVVKLMKPMEERVIKIIESL
- the merA gene encoding mercury(II) reductase; translated protein: MNEYDFVIIGGGAAGFAAALKADELDVKTLMVNRGPIGGTCVNVGCVPTKYLLTALELKKRALMGHYSGLSFTLKEFDFRKLLDGKDELVKKLRREKYEKVLESLENVDYIDGSARFSSNSEIVVNGEKIKFKKALIATGAKPRILTIGGVEDVKDRILTHIDVLELEKVPDSVVIIGGRTQALEFAQIFARAGSEVTLLQRSMRIMPTAEPELAIELEDILSEEGTNINTSARIKRLERAGEGVRVHAEVGGKEKMFEAQYVFFATGRSPNTHDLGLENTDVKTDEKGFVVVDETLKAGKNIYVVGEVIGEPMLETVAAKEGFTVATNALEEKNVKIDYRVVPKVVLTDPQLASVGLTDREAQKFTECSCRAVEISSVPKALILGEERGLIKMVVDAKTKEILGVHILAYNAAEMIHEAAVIIRNRMTIDEVIDTLHVFPTMSEAIKLAALSFKGDISKMPCCAL
- a CDS encoding heavy-metal-associated domain-containing protein, with translation MMKAILKIPNMSCQHCVMRISKAIESVGAKGEVSLEKKTAVVEFDPEKTRLEDIVRAIERYGYEVEVE